Proteins co-encoded in one Dyella japonica A8 genomic window:
- the lapB gene encoding lipopolysaccharide assembly protein LapB, producing the protein MSALLYVLILLVPAAFASGWWTARRAGVRRSGAQVSELSSDYFRGLNYLLNEEQDKAIEVFLKLAEYNRDTVETHLALGNLFRRRGEVDRAIRLHQHLVSRPGLSDAMKTVALLELGEDYMRAGLLDRAETLFSDLVAMDAHAPSALRHLIAIYQHERDWHKAIEHARRLEAMTGEDEAGMIAQFYCELAEQSRQHGARQDAREYLRQAFACQPDCVRAFMLTGRLYAEEGQHADAAKAYEHAVEADIAFVPEILPPLLNSYARSQQMEHAEHFLRDILERYHGISPVLALTRLYQQRDGERTAVEFLTSQLRQRPSVRGLMALIDATMDKMEGEARENFLILRDLTKKLLEGQAMYRCSRCGFGAKAHHWQCPSCKSWSTIRPIHGVANE; encoded by the coding sequence ATGAGCGCGCTTCTCTACGTACTCATCCTGTTGGTACCTGCAGCATTTGCCAGCGGCTGGTGGACGGCCCGGCGGGCTGGCGTGCGGCGGTCGGGTGCCCAGGTCAGCGAGCTTTCCTCGGACTACTTCCGTGGCCTGAACTACCTGCTCAATGAAGAGCAGGACAAGGCCATCGAGGTGTTCCTCAAGCTGGCCGAATACAACCGCGACACGGTGGAAACGCACTTAGCGTTAGGCAACCTGTTCCGTCGCCGGGGTGAGGTGGACCGTGCCATCCGCCTGCACCAGCATCTGGTTTCGCGCCCCGGTCTTTCGGACGCTATGAAGACCGTGGCCCTGCTCGAGCTGGGCGAGGACTACATGCGCGCCGGCCTGCTTGATCGCGCCGAAACGCTGTTCTCCGATCTGGTGGCGATGGACGCGCATGCGCCATCCGCACTGCGCCACCTCATCGCCATCTATCAACACGAGCGCGACTGGCACAAGGCGATTGAACATGCACGCCGCTTAGAGGCCATGACCGGCGAAGACGAAGCCGGGATGATCGCGCAGTTCTATTGCGAGCTGGCCGAGCAATCCCGTCAGCATGGTGCCCGCCAGGACGCGCGTGAATACCTGCGCCAGGCGTTCGCGTGCCAGCCCGATTGCGTGCGCGCCTTCATGCTGACCGGACGCCTCTATGCCGAAGAAGGCCAGCATGCGGATGCTGCGAAGGCCTATGAGCATGCCGTCGAGGCGGATATCGCATTCGTTCCCGAAATCCTGCCGCCGTTGCTCAACAGCTACGCGCGTTCGCAACAGATGGAGCATGCCGAGCATTTCCTGCGGGACATCCTCGAGCGCTATCACGGCATATCGCCGGTGCTTGCACTGACCCGCCTGTACCAGCAGCGCGATGGCGAACGCACCGCGGTGGAGTTCCTTACGTCCCAGCTTCGCCAGCGTCCGTCCGTTCGAGGCCTCATGGCCCTGATCGACGCCACCATGGACAAGATGGAAGGCGAGGCGCGCGAAAACTTCCTGATCCTGCGCGACCTGACCAAGAAGCTGCTGGAAGGCCAGGCCATGTACCGCTGCAGCCGCTGCGGTTTTGGCGCCAAAGCGCATCACTGGCAGTGCCCCAGCTGCAAGAGCTGGAGCACGATCCGCCCCATCCACGGCGTGGCCAACGAATGA
- a CDS encoding MraY family glycosyltransferase — translation MSFVSLATGMVLATLLIALVVVRAAIAYAHRRGMMDLPGQRRSHTIPTPRGGGIGIVVAVLLTMPICLAALPGPLPPVVVGALAVGTVLVAAVGWWDDHASLPVLPRFGIQLLSAGLLAVSLALTGMSWWWVPVLMLAGGWSINLHNFMDGIDGLLAQQVIFVGLGLALLAWAAVQPALAVAAACLAAAALGFWWFNRPRARIFMGDVGSGTMGLLVFALTALLWRADWHLLWPALILSSSFVADASLTLLRRMVGGRRWYTAHREHLYQWMVRSGFTHATGGACYLGWNMLVAAPLAFLAWARPMWSVSLFFGTYLIATTVWIVMKRRCVRRVWDKGRHVAT, via the coding sequence ATGAGCTTCGTTTCGCTGGCGACAGGGATGGTGCTGGCCACGTTGCTGATTGCGCTGGTGGTCGTTCGGGCTGCGATTGCCTATGCGCACCGCCGCGGCATGATGGACCTGCCAGGGCAGCGCCGCTCGCACACCATTCCCACGCCGCGCGGCGGCGGCATCGGCATCGTCGTGGCGGTGTTGCTGACGATGCCCATTTGCCTCGCCGCGCTCCCGGGGCCGTTGCCGCCTGTCGTGGTCGGCGCTCTTGCCGTCGGCACTGTCCTGGTGGCAGCCGTGGGGTGGTGGGACGACCATGCGTCGCTGCCGGTGCTGCCGCGGTTTGGCATCCAGTTGCTGTCGGCAGGCTTGCTTGCCGTGTCGCTGGCCCTGACGGGCATGTCGTGGTGGTGGGTGCCGGTGCTCATGCTTGCCGGTGGGTGGAGCATCAACCTGCACAACTTCATGGACGGCATCGATGGCCTGCTGGCCCAGCAGGTGATCTTCGTCGGCCTGGGGCTCGCGTTGCTGGCTTGGGCAGCCGTTCAGCCGGCCCTGGCTGTGGCGGCGGCCTGCCTGGCGGCCGCCGCACTGGGATTTTGGTGGTTCAACCGGCCGCGGGCCCGCATTTTCATGGGAGATGTGGGGAGCGGCACTATGGGCTTGCTGGTCTTTGCCCTGACCGCGCTGCTTTGGCGGGCGGACTGGCATCTCCTGTGGCCGGCCCTGATTCTCAGTTCATCTTTCGTAGCGGACGCTAGTCTTACCCTGTTGCGCCGTATGGTCGGTGGCCGGCGTTGGTACACTGCCCATCGCGAACATCTGTATCAATGGATGGTACGCAGTGGATTCACGCATGCCACCGGGGGGGCGTGCTATCTGGGCTGGAACATGTTGGTGGCGGCGCCGCTCGCTTTCCTCGCATGGGCCAGGCCGATGTGGTCAGTGTCGTTGTTTTTCGGCACTTACCTGATAGCGACCACGGTTTGGATCGTCATGAAGCGCCGGTGTGTGCGGCGCGTATGGGACAAAGGTCGACATGTCGCTACGTAA
- a CDS encoding polysaccharide biosynthesis protein translates to MSLRKWVGVIHPRTAVVLHDLLMAALAWWVAKALRYAMIDNAAINFHALEFPLVLLVQGAVLSWTGLYKGVWRFASLPDLWNILRAAIIGTLAIAAVLILYNRLADVPRSVLLLYPVVLSVLLGTPRLAYRFWKDSRVDLFQAKPAQRVLIVGADRAGEALSRDLHRDNGFTVVGFVDDKESLRGASINGRPVLGRIDQIPELVREVAVQMLLIAMPGASTQEMRRVVELCDQSGLPYRTVPKLEDVVSGRAHFNEIKEVAIEDLLGRDTVELDWTAIRVTLTGRRVLVTGGGGSIGSELCRQVARLGAQSLCVVDNTEFNLYRISQELRAEYPELIFEGVLADCGDAAAMRKLFTEYKPQVVFHAAAYKHVPMLQGQVRAAVRNNVLATRNVADLADRHHVECFVLISTDKAVNPTSVMGACKRLAEIWCQNLNEHSNTHFITVRFGNVLDSAGSVVPLFREQIRNGGPVTITHPEISRYFMTIPEACQLILQAASIGKGGEIFALDMGEPIKIRDLAEQMIRLAGRKPGTEIPIVYTGLRSGEKLFEELFHPLENYIETTHAKIFLAQYRPVKWDLLNAQMAKAADAVVAYDEEALRQCVSSLLPSFRWSDSVQIDNVVALRRNESGEK, encoded by the coding sequence ATGTCGCTACGTAAATGGGTCGGTGTCATTCATCCGCGAACGGCCGTGGTGCTCCACGACCTGCTGATGGCTGCGCTGGCGTGGTGGGTGGCCAAGGCCCTGCGCTACGCGATGATCGACAACGCAGCGATCAACTTCCACGCGCTGGAATTTCCCCTTGTCCTGCTGGTGCAGGGCGCCGTGCTTAGCTGGACCGGCCTCTACAAGGGCGTCTGGCGCTTCGCCAGCCTGCCTGACCTGTGGAACATCCTGCGCGCGGCCATCATCGGCACCCTGGCCATTGCGGCCGTGCTGATCCTCTACAACCGCCTGGCCGACGTGCCGCGCTCGGTGTTGCTGCTGTATCCGGTGGTGCTGTCGGTGCTGCTGGGTACTCCGCGCCTGGCCTACCGTTTCTGGAAGGACAGCCGGGTCGACCTGTTCCAGGCCAAGCCCGCCCAGCGCGTCCTCATCGTCGGTGCCGATCGCGCGGGCGAAGCCCTGTCGCGTGACCTCCATCGGGACAATGGCTTCACGGTGGTGGGCTTCGTCGATGACAAGGAGAGCCTGCGCGGCGCCAGCATCAATGGCCGCCCGGTGCTTGGCCGCATCGACCAGATCCCCGAGCTCGTGCGCGAAGTCGCCGTGCAGATGCTGCTCATCGCCATGCCCGGTGCGTCCACCCAGGAGATGCGCCGCGTGGTCGAGCTGTGCGACCAGAGCGGGTTGCCGTATCGCACCGTGCCCAAGCTGGAAGACGTGGTTTCCGGGCGTGCGCACTTCAACGAGATCAAGGAAGTCGCCATCGAGGACCTGCTCGGCCGTGACACGGTCGAGCTCGACTGGACGGCCATCCGCGTCACGCTGACCGGGCGCCGCGTGCTGGTGACGGGTGGTGGCGGTTCGATCGGTTCGGAACTGTGCCGCCAGGTGGCGCGCCTCGGTGCACAGTCGTTGTGCGTGGTCGACAACACCGAGTTCAATCTTTACCGGATCTCGCAGGAATTGCGTGCCGAGTATCCTGAGCTGATCTTTGAAGGCGTGCTGGCCGATTGCGGCGACGCGGCGGCCATGCGCAAGCTGTTTACCGAGTACAAGCCGCAGGTCGTGTTCCATGCGGCGGCCTACAAGCACGTGCCGATGCTGCAGGGCCAGGTGCGTGCGGCGGTCCGCAACAACGTGCTGGCTACGCGCAACGTGGCCGACCTGGCGGATAGGCATCACGTCGAGTGCTTCGTGCTGATTTCCACCGACAAGGCCGTGAACCCCACCAGCGTCATGGGCGCCTGCAAGCGCCTCGCGGAAATCTGGTGCCAGAATCTCAACGAGCATTCCAACACTCACTTCATCACGGTGCGTTTCGGCAACGTGCTCGATTCGGCCGGTTCCGTGGTGCCGCTGTTCCGTGAGCAGATCCGCAATGGCGGCCCGGTCACCATTACGCACCCGGAAATCTCCCGCTATTTCATGACCATTCCGGAGGCCTGCCAGCTGATCCTGCAGGCCGCCAGCATCGGCAAGGGCGGCGAGATTTTCGCGCTGGACATGGGTGAGCCGATCAAGATCCGCGATCTTGCCGAGCAGATGATCCGGCTGGCCGGTCGCAAGCCGGGTACGGAAATCCCCATCGTCTATACCGGCCTGCGTTCGGGCGAGAAGTTGTTCGAGGAGCTGTTCCACCCCCTCGAGAACTACATCGAAACCACGCACGCGAAGATTTTCCTCGCGCAGTATCGTCCGGTGAAGTGGGATCTGCTCAACGCCCAGATGGCGAAGGCGGCCGATGCCGTCGTCGCCTATGACGAGGAAGCACTGCGCCAGTGCGTTTCCAGCCTGCTGCCGTCGTTCCGCTGGAGCGATTCGGTGCAGATCGATAACGTAGTGGCACTACGTCGTAATGAATCAGGAGAAAAGTAA
- the galU gene encoding UTP--glucose-1-phosphate uridylyltransferase GalU has protein sequence MSKPLRKVVFPVAGLGTRFLPATKVVAKEMLPVLDRPLIQYAVDEAVDAGADTLIFVTNRYKHAIADYFDKAYELEAKLQEKGKDELLALVQGTLPKHVRAVFVTQPEALGLGHAVLCAKPVVGDEPFGVVLPDDLIWNKGKGALGQMAALAQSTDAGVIAVEEVPHSDTDKYGIVDATPVDERSAQIRHMVEKPKPADAPSNLAVVGRYVLPGRIFQLLEQTTPGAGGEIQLTDAIDALLKEQGKVLAYRFEGTRFDCGNKAGLVRATMHMAMQDPKLAPVVREIMATL, from the coding sequence GTGAGCAAGCCGTTGCGCAAGGTGGTGTTCCCTGTGGCTGGTCTTGGCACGCGTTTCCTTCCCGCGACCAAGGTGGTGGCCAAGGAGATGCTGCCGGTGTTGGACCGCCCGCTGATCCAGTATGCCGTTGACGAAGCTGTAGACGCGGGCGCTGATACGCTGATCTTCGTCACCAATCGCTACAAGCACGCCATTGCCGACTATTTCGACAAGGCGTATGAGCTGGAGGCCAAGCTTCAGGAAAAGGGCAAGGATGAATTGCTCGCACTGGTGCAGGGTACGCTGCCCAAGCACGTGCGCGCCGTCTTCGTGACCCAGCCGGAAGCCTTGGGCCTGGGGCACGCCGTGTTGTGCGCCAAGCCCGTGGTGGGCGACGAACCGTTTGGCGTGGTGCTTCCCGATGACCTGATCTGGAACAAGGGCAAGGGGGCGCTCGGTCAGATGGCCGCACTGGCCCAGTCCACGGATGCCGGCGTCATCGCCGTCGAAGAAGTGCCGCACAGCGATACCGACAAGTACGGCATCGTCGACGCCACCCCGGTGGATGAGCGCAGCGCGCAGATCCGCCACATGGTGGAGAAGCCCAAGCCGGCCGACGCCCCGTCGAACCTCGCCGTGGTCGGTCGCTATGTGCTGCCCGGCCGTATCTTCCAGCTGCTCGAGCAGACCACGCCGGGTGCGGGTGGCGAGATCCAGCTGACCGACGCCATCGACGCCTTGCTCAAGGAGCAGGGCAAGGTGCTTGCCTACCGGTTCGAAGGCACCCGCTTCGATTGCGGCAACAAGGCCGGCCTCGTGCGTGCCACCATGCACATGGCCATGCAGGACCCGAAGCTCGCGCCCGTCGTGCGCGAGATCATGGCGACGCTCTAA